Part of the Ignavibacterium album JCM 16511 genome, TTCAATCGGAAGAAATGCATAATCTGCATCTTCGTTTTCAACAGATTCAATTGCATCATCAAACGATTTACAAAAAACAAATTTCAGATTTTTATCGTTGAAAAAATTACTGGCCGCCAGAAAACTGTAAGAACCTTGTATGCCCTGAATTGCTATTCTGATTATATCAGAATCAGATTGATTTTCTTTTGCAATGAAATATTTCTTTTGAATATTGACTGAGTCTTCAATTATCTCACTGAATATTTTTGAAATGAAATGTGTATCCAGCCCTTCAGCTTTTGCCAGTTTAATAATATGAGAGAGTACTTCTTTTTCTCTGTTACGATCCCGAATTTCGCTGCTGAATGAATCTTTAATCTGAGCGATTTCCTTACTCAGGTTTCTTCTTTCAGAAAGAAGTTTTATGATTTGTTCATCAATCAAATTTATTCTGTTTCTTTTTTCTTCCATTTGTTCCTGATTGCTTTTTTGGTTGGCGAATATCTGATAAAAAAATGTTGAAATCAAGCATTTATAAATCCTCATTAAATAAAAAAACATTGAATGAAAATTTTTTTATTACAACATTCAACAGTTCTTAAGGAAGTGCCAAACCTCTATTTCAGATCAAATTATTAATTGCACATAATGTTCATATCATTTAATTTTAACTCACATTAAAATAAGAGGTGTGCAATGTTAACATTAAATCACCTTGATTATTATCGCCTGCCGTGGAATCTAACCGATAATTCAATTTCCTGGCTTGAGCCGACTTCAAAATGCAATCTCTACTGCGAGGGTTGTTACAGAAAAAACGAGAAAGATGGACACAAATCACTTGATGAAATTAAAAAAGATCTTGATGTGTTCACTTCTCTCAGAAAGTCTGATGGAATTTCCATTGCTGGTGGCGATCCATTAACTCATCCTGATATACTTGACATTGTTACTGAAATAAAAAGTCGAAACCTGAAACCTATTATCAACACAAACGGATTAGCTTTAACAAAAGACTTGTTAAAGAAATTGAAAAAAGCTGGAGTGTTTGGTTTTACATTTCATATTGACAGCAAACAAAATCGTCCGGGCTGGAAAGGGAAAAATGAAATTGAGCTGAATGAGTTGAGATATCATTATGCAAAGATGCTTGCCGAAGAAGGAAATATCTCCTGTGCATTCAATTCAACAGTTTATGATGATACAAAACATTTTATTCCTGAAATGTTGAAATGGGCGCATAAGAATATTGACATCGTTCAGGTAATGGTATTTATCCTTTATCGGGCTGTGAACAACAAAGACTTTGACTATTACATCGGTCCGAAAAAGATTGATATGAATCAATTGGTTTATAATGAAGACCTTGAGTCCAGAGCTGATTTGAAAGCGCAGGAAATTGTTGAGATTATAAGATCAGAATATCCTGATTTTAATCCTTGCGCGTATCTCAATGGTTCGGAGAAACCTGATTCATTTAAGTGGTTGTTAACAGGTAGATTAGGTACAAAACAAAAAATTTACGGCTACCTTGGTTCAAAATCTATTGAAGCAATTCAAATGTTTAATCATTTGTTGTATGGAAGATATCTTGCATATGCTTCTCCAAAAAATACGAGAAGAGGAAAATCAATTTTGTTACTGAGTGGTTTCGATAAAAAGTTAAGAAAAGCTTTCAAAAATTTTTACAAGAATCCATTTAATATTTTCAGAAAACTTTATTACCAGTCAGTTATGATTATTCAACCGGTGGATTTTTTACAGGATGGAAGACAGAATATGTGTGATGGTTGTCCTGATATTACTGTCTGGAATGGCCAGCTTGTCTGGTCTTGTAGAATGGAAGAACAATTGAATTTCGGTATGAATGTTAAAACTTATCCAAAAGGATTTATGAATTAGCATATCATTAAAGATTAAATATAG contains:
- a CDS encoding radical SAM protein, which translates into the protein MLTLNHLDYYRLPWNLTDNSISWLEPTSKCNLYCEGCYRKNEKDGHKSLDEIKKDLDVFTSLRKSDGISIAGGDPLTHPDILDIVTEIKSRNLKPIINTNGLALTKDLLKKLKKAGVFGFTFHIDSKQNRPGWKGKNEIELNELRYHYAKMLAEEGNISCAFNSTVYDDTKHFIPEMLKWAHKNIDIVQVMVFILYRAVNNKDFDYYIGPKKIDMNQLVYNEDLESRADLKAQEIVEIIRSEYPDFNPCAYLNGSEKPDSFKWLLTGRLGTKQKIYGYLGSKSIEAIQMFNHLLYGRYLAYASPKNTRRGKSILLLSGFDKKLRKAFKNFYKNPFNIFRKLYYQSVMIIQPVDFLQDGRQNMCDGCPDITVWNGQLVWSCRMEEQLNFGMNVKTYPKGFMN